GTGGATCCACTGGGTGTGTAACTTACCACTCAATTGAAAAAAGATGAAACGATACTCATTATCCTAAATGGacttttgaataaataaatcatcATCATCTACTAAACAATTAGGAATGAATTAGggcagaaaatattaaaaaatgtcagATAAATACCTCAGGAAGTTTCCAATATCCCTTAAACAATGAAGGGCTTTTAACGCAAAGCTCACCCACCCCATCTATATCATCTCCATTCTTATCCTCTGGTAGAATCTTGACCTATCACAAATGCAAAAAAGTTGCTGATGAGACAGTCCAAAGAGAAAAAACAATCAACAGACATcaatatatttcatattcactTGTATTCTTGTAAGAAATACAATTccttttaaaatacaaaaaatctgagatatagaaaaaatgaacacCAGGATGTTTATGTTGTTATTCATAAATGTGTAAATTTGAAAACCTTAAAATGATTGTTTCTGTTCTTtggttataatatataatatagtatccACTCAGCAATTAACATAAACTAACATCCtccagccccccccccccccccccccccccccccccccaaaaaaaaaaagaggttcaCAAACCTGCACACCAGGAAGTGGTTTGCCAACCGTGCCAGCCTTCCGCATACCTCTTAAAGGATTTGATATTGCCATGACAAACTAAGAACATCAAACAATCAATAATAAGCAGCATAATTTATGATTAAGCACAGCATATATGCTTCTTCATAAAGTTAATGGATatactggaagaagaaaaaaggggaCTAAACTAGATTACTTACTTCAGTCATGCCATATCGTTCCAACAGGCGATGTCCGGTGATTGTTTGCCATTGTTGCATGACAGGTTGAGGAAGTGCCGAGGAGCCACACATCTGGGAAAGaaaaaccgagagagagagagagagagagagagagagagagagagagagagagagagagagagagagagagagagagagagagaattcatAACAAATTTTGGGAATTCTGAGAAAAAATTTCTGACGTGTTTTTGCTCGTGAGGGTGAGAGTGGTGGGTCCATTGAAaagatttggaaagaaaaattcttgaGATGCGTGTTTGAAAGTGGTGGGATCGACTTAAAGTATAAACATTTTGTAAGAGTTTAAATGGGGGTTTTGTAAAAccggtttttattttttgggtcttAGTGAAAGCATAGGGATCCGCTGATGAATTAGGTgaaatttttttgacaagtgATTAGGTGAAAATTCTTTTGGGCGAGATGAAACTTGAAAGAGTATTTTGGGGTTAAAACATGTTTGTGTGTTGAAGAAGAAACTTCATTTTCTGATTGGCACAgtctaaaattttataaagtgtAGGAAGTCaatcatgaaacaaaatatttatggTTACAATTTGAATTGATTCTTTAAGTTGCACCCCATAAAGCATCCTTTCTACCTACCATAAGCCGCAACTGCCTTGCTGCAGAGGCGGAAGCAGCTTGTACCTCTGGATCCATCGCTTCATAACCTTGTATCAATCGAGTGTACATAGTTGGaacctacatttttttttttttgttttgataagtaaggaacctacatattataaaatcatttttactaTATCGACTCTTAACTTTGACAATATCACTAACATGACACTTCAGAAGGTATTATGATTATGATTTCTCTCTCCCCATCATATGTTTATCTTATAATGCCCAATGATTCTACATAATCCCAGGCATTACATCACAGCTAATTTGCAGCGAAATCATAAATTTGCAACTTCAAAAGGTACATAAAATGGTCCAGCCAAGTAAATAATAGGTGATTGAAGGATGCAAACAAAATAACTATCAAGCAGTAGGCAACTAATATAATGCACCGCATCCAGGAAAGGTACACAGGGATAGTAACGGCATTGTAAAAAGTGACCATTATTTACATATGCATGCTTAAGATCAAGACCAGACTTACTCCTGTAAACACAGTTATGGCATCATCGGCCCTAGTCCCCTTGATTGGATATGACTCACACCATCTCTGCCAAATTCCCCTTACACTAAATTTTGGCATGAACTCAACCTTCAATAACACAGCCAGATATATTACAACTCAAAGTAGTGCAAAAGTGAACTTTAATCGTTAGTGTGGATGGAAAGCAGCAAACAGCAATTCTAAGTGAAGGAAAAAAGGGCAAGGAAAAGGTATTAATCATGGATATGGCAGAAACCTAATGTAGGATAGATTACCGTTGAACCCGCATAGAGAGGGGCTAGTAAAGCATTAAAAAGCCCATGAACATGTATATAATAAGTTAAGGATCACTGCAACACTGAAGAATTCCCAAAATCATGTTTCATATAGCAGCATTACAGAAGCCATTAAAGTCATATGCACAAGCTGCAATGACATGAAAAACTAACACGGTTTTGTAATCTGAAGTATATAAATATGAGGGATATGATGTAGCGGTAGGCAATGCAAAAACCGGTCATCCGATGTATAACCCCAAGCTTCTTTCAACGTTTGTACCTGAAACTCAACATCACAACAAACATTAatgcaaaattaaaaacaaaataccacaggtaacaaaaagaagaagaagaaggaattaTTGCATATTTATGTAACAGCTTTGTTAAGGCAATTTTGCATTAATTCTTAAGTTTGTCAATAGTAGGTAGAAGTTAATAGATACCATTCATCATCCTAATGTAAAACATTCAGATCAAACACTCAGAATAACAATTAACAACAACAAAAGGCCTCAAATTGGACAGACGTCTAAAactaaatagtttttatttgacATTAACTTAGAAATAAATATAGATGCCATAAACCAATAAAGCTACATAGACAAGCATGGTCAGATATATGTCACCTGAAAACCACATGTTTTTTCACACAAAGCATAGTAGTTTATTACAGACTGAAGGGTTTTAAAGCACATTAAAACTTAAGTGCTACATGGTGTGCATACCTGTGCAGTGATGCCTCTGTGCGTGTGAACAACTCCTTTGGGTTTACCTGTTGTACCACTTGTGTATACAATCAGAGCCGGATCCTCACCTGCACCATTGGAAGTGACGAAGTAGTAGATaagattttgaaagaaaatatcatcCTCGATCATGCATGGATATTACTAGGATCTATAACTGCTCAAAAGGTGCATCACCATCTTACTTGAGCTCTTAATATTCCCCTGAAAAATTCCATGTTCATCTATTTCTCCAGGTTGTGGATGATCAGATGCATTTTTCTGTGAAGAAACACTCGGAAGGGGtggaataagagaaaatctAGCAGCACATTTTGATGCAACTTCTTGCAGAAACTCATGATGATCCTCAGTACTTAGTACCATGGAAACATCCTGTCAAAAACATGCACGAATTC
This genomic interval from Carya illinoinensis cultivar Pawnee chromosome 2, C.illinoinensisPawnee_v1, whole genome shotgun sequence contains the following:
- the LOC122301030 gene encoding probable CoA ligase CCL8 isoform X3; translation: MLAYVASSSGTLMEVVKEVVKQGSAAGDGVAIRADKRSYSYVQLISSALKISNILSSNDLKTGYKESKYEESSLSVDGVGELGHLRGARIGIVAKPSAEFVAGMLGIWLSGGVAVPLALSYPEAELLHVMNDSDVSMVLSTEDHHEFLQEVASKCAARFSLIPPLPSVSSQKNASDHPQPGEIDEHGIFQGNIKSSSEDPALIVYTSGTTGKPKGVVHTHRGITAQVQTLKEAWGYTSDDRFLHCLPLHHVHGLFNALLAPLYAGSTVEFMPKFSVRGIWQRWCESYPIKGTRADDAITVFTGVPTMYTRLIQGYEAMDPEVQAASASAARQLRLMMCGSSALPQPVMQQWQTITGHRLLERYGMTEFVMAISNPLRGMRKAGTVGKPLPGVQVKILPEDKNGDDIDGVGELCVKSPSLFKGYWKLPEVTKESFIDGGFFRTGDAGKVDEDGYYVILGRTSADIMKVGGYKLSALEIESVILEHPAVTECCVLGLPDKDYGEAVCAIIVPDANTKKIQEENLKPAVTLEELCSWAKEKLAPYKLPTRLFLWEALPRNAMGKVNKKELKKLLAAEQ
- the LOC122301030 gene encoding probable CoA ligase CCL8 isoform X4, with the protein product MEVVKEVVKQGSAAGDGVAIRADKRSYSYVQLISSALKISNILSSNDLKTGYKESKYEESSLSVDGVGELGHLRGARIGIVAKPSAEFVAGMLGIWLSGGVAVPLALSYPEAELLHVMNDSDVSMVLSTEDHHEFLQEVASKCAARFSLIPPLPSVSSQKNASDHPQPGEIDEHGIFQGNIKSSSEDPALIVYTSGTTGKPKGVVHTHRGITAQVQTLKEAWGYTSDDRFLHCLPLHHVHGLFNALLAPLYAGSTVEFMPKFSVRGIWQRWCESYPIKGTRADDAITVFTGVPTMYTRLIQGYEAMDPEVQAASASAARQLRLMMCGSSALPQPVMQQWQTITGHRLLERYGMTEFVMAISNPLRGMRKAGTVGKPLPGVQVKILPEDKNGDDIDGVGELCVKSPSLFKGYWKLPEVTKESFIDGGFFRTGDAGKVDEDGYYVILGRTSADIMKVGGYKLSALEIESVILEHPAVTECCVLGLPDKDYGEAVCAIIVPDANTKKIQEENLKPAVTLEELCSWAKEKLAPYKLPTRLFLWEALPRNAMGKVNKKELKKLLAAEQ
- the LOC122301030 gene encoding probable CoA ligase CCL8 isoform X2 gives rise to the protein MKCLHACISSSSGTLMEVVKEVVKQGSAAGDGVAIRADKRSYSYVQLISSALKISNILSSNDLKTGYKESKYEESSLSVDGVGELGHLRGARIGIVAKPSAEFVAGMLGIWLSGGVAVPLALSYPEAELLHVMNDSDVSMVLSTEDHHEFLQEVASKCAARFSLIPPLPSVSSQKNASDHPQPGEIDEHGIFQGNIKSSSEDPALIVYTSGTTGKPKGVVHTHRGITAQVQTLKEAWGYTSDDRFLHCLPLHHVHGLFNALLAPLYAGSTVEFMPKFSVRGIWQRWCESYPIKGTRADDAITVFTGVPTMYTRLIQGYEAMDPEVQAASASAARQLRLMMCGSSALPQPVMQQWQTITGHRLLERYGMTEFVMAISNPLRGMRKAGTVGKPLPGVQVKILPEDKNGDDIDGVGELCVKSPSLFKGYWKLPEVTKESFIDGGFFRTGDAGKVDEDGYYVILGRTSADIMKVGGYKLSALEIESVILEHPAVTECCVLGLPDKDYGEAVCAIIVPDANTKKIQEENLKPAVTLEELCSWAKEKLAPYKLPTRLFLWEALPRNAMGKVNKKELKKLLAAEQ